The proteins below come from a single Bacteroidales bacterium genomic window:
- a CDS encoding right-handed parallel beta-helix repeat-containing protein, protein MKKVALFLLLVELFVQAKGQTYMELVDNMEIPSNSDIKILGGDYIFTDYEWDGVIKIINKENIIIDGDSVTVQGGNFMGYMIDIQNSTNIVLRNFELVNSYKYAVRCLNSQNILIEANNFSYNKKDTTGWIQIWTPYTSALGGGVLFYNSSFIEVHENVMTQQNDGVALYQCNNAVIANNVMNWNCGFGVRLNFSDFCWVHHNDLSHINRETDPSDCAAILLIVSNNNLVEHNNLSYSGDGVFLGQFEYSQIPNNNEFYYNECSFSPHNAIEATFADGNIYKHNKCNYSHYGFWLGYSFNSMVDSNEVIGNQHSGIAIDRGFNNSFTGNIISENPAGLELWEGDGIPPYQNQLSQDYYVLYNMFEGNEKAILAKKTEHLVVAGNQFLNNRTDIYLEGDSFNDTITGNLFQGTATFYIENRSSDDIYAVANDFVWNDTDLISCKVYDQEDDPAFGQVMWQPFLSGIDPYYQHIPPTDMAEPEAIWYAYPEACWGYGNWIPTFVEWDYNNKVFGEASIHLVTGNGWDLGMMYRPGDGAIASWNLTEHDTLVIWARSINTTGYGFQFCHVKLGNNCGGYYRYTASAAVVLNPTINQWKEIRIPLAGGSPWARSMVGSVELSNISYIEFHADTWEYGFELWLDGVNFVPNVTTIKDPNRPCDHRMTISPNPVKEESIISLSLPHPECIEIDLIDYSGSFVKVIRKGSFDRGQHTLIFRKEDLGSGIYLIRFKSENAVKTQKIIIL, encoded by the coding sequence ATGAAAAAAGTTGCATTGTTTTTACTCCTGGTGGAGTTGTTCGTTCAGGCGAAAGGTCAAACTTACATGGAACTTGTTGATAACATGGAAATCCCGTCGAATTCTGACATTAAAATTCTTGGAGGAGATTACATTTTTACCGATTACGAATGGGACGGAGTGATTAAAATCATAAATAAAGAGAACATTATTATTGATGGCGACAGTGTCACTGTTCAGGGTGGTAATTTTATGGGTTACATGATTGATATTCAGAATTCAACAAACATTGTCCTCCGAAATTTTGAACTGGTGAACAGTTACAAATACGCGGTTCGATGTCTCAATTCGCAGAACATTCTGATTGAAGCGAATAATTTTTCATACAATAAGAAGGATACTACAGGCTGGATACAAATCTGGACACCCTATACTTCAGCGCTTGGTGGAGGTGTATTGTTTTACAACAGCTCTTTTATTGAGGTGCATGAAAACGTGATGACACAGCAGAATGATGGTGTCGCCCTTTATCAATGCAATAATGCAGTCATTGCTAACAACGTAATGAATTGGAATTGTGGTTTTGGGGTTCGGTTGAATTTTTCGGACTTCTGCTGGGTGCATCACAACGACCTGTCGCACATCAACCGGGAAACCGATCCGAGCGACTGTGCTGCCATCTTGCTCATTGTGTCCAACAATAACCTGGTTGAACATAACAATCTTAGCTACTCCGGAGATGGTGTGTTCCTCGGACAGTTTGAGTATTCACAGATCCCCAATAACAATGAGTTCTATTACAACGAGTGCTCTTTTTCCCCGCACAACGCCATTGAAGCTACTTTTGCTGATGGTAATATTTACAAGCACAACAAATGCAATTACAGCCATTATGGCTTCTGGCTTGGGTATTCGTTCAATTCGATGGTCGACAGCAACGAGGTGATCGGAAACCAGCATTCAGGAATTGCTATAGACCGGGGCTTCAACAATAGCTTCACCGGCAACATCATCAGCGAAAACCCGGCAGGACTTGAGCTCTGGGAAGGAGATGGTATTCCCCCTTATCAAAACCAGCTTTCTCAGGATTATTACGTTTTATACAACATGTTTGAAGGAAATGAAAAGGCCATCCTCGCAAAAAAAACTGAACACCTGGTAGTTGCCGGTAATCAGTTTTTGAATAATCGTACAGACATTTACCTTGAAGGAGATTCTTTTAATGATACTATTACCGGAAACCTGTTTCAGGGCACAGCTACATTTTACATCGAAAATCGTTCATCTGATGATATTTATGCTGTTGCTAATGACTTTGTGTGGAATGATACTGATCTGATTTCCTGTAAGGTTTACGACCAAGAAGATGACCCGGCATTTGGTCAGGTGATGTGGCAGCCGTTTTTGTCTGGAATTGACCCCTATTACCAGCACATTCCACCAACTGACATGGCTGAGCCAGAGGCCATTTGGTATGCTTACCCCGAAGCTTGCTGGGGTTATGGTAACTGGATTCCGACTTTCGTTGAGTGGGACTACAACAACAAAGTTTTTGGAGAAGCCTCCATTCACCTCGTTACAGGCAACGGCTGGGATTTAGGGATGATGTACAGGCCAGGTGATGGCGCCATTGCATCGTGGAATCTTACCGAACATGACACACTGGTCATTTGGGCAAGATCAATAAATACAACAGGTTATGGGTTTCAATTTTGTCATGTGAAACTTGGAAACAACTGCGGGGGGTATTACCGTTACACCGCATCAGCAGCGGTAGTTCTCAACCCAACTATTAACCAATGGAAAGAGATCAGGATCCCCCTTGCAGGTGGCTCTCCGTGGGCAAGGTCTATGGTTGGAAGTGTTGAACTGTCAAACATTAGTTACATTGAATTCCATGCTGACACCTGGGAATATGGTTTTGAACTGTGGCTGGATGGGGTGAATTTTGTTCCTAATGTTACAACCATTAAAGACCCGAACCGACCCTGTGATCACCGGATGACCATTTCGCCCAATCCGGTAAAAGAAGAATCCATCATAAGCCTATCGCTACCACATCCTGAGTGCATTGAAATTGATCTGATTGATTATTCAGGGTCATTTGTAAAGGTGATAAGGAAGGGCAGCTTTGATCGCGGTCAACATACATTGATATTCCGAAAAGAAGATCTTGGATCCGGAATTTATCTGATCAGGTTTAAATCTGAAAATGCTGTTAAAACGCAGAAGATCATTATATTGTAA